In Vitis vinifera cultivar Pinot Noir 40024 chromosome 4, ASM3070453v1, the genomic window aataaaaagaatgagaaaataaaaatatatatgaaaagtagagcaagtgctctgtattttacttccttccaaaactgtacaaaggatgcgtccgagaacaagctcccgactccccttttaaagaaaattacaaactatatataagaggttattcactctttgttcttgcttaaagactaaggaatcctatgataggtgggttacaaggagaatttggggatttagacatcaaatatctaaagcaaaaaatctcaaaatgtcggtcacacatatcgggaagcttcaggagaacaccacggcattgtgcaaaatggctgcgaaattttcgcagcaaaaggacaacattttcgcagccaaagactgatttcgcagccgtgcaacattctgccttcaacttggagtgatctgcttgcaatggctgtaactccttcatttcaactccgaatagcgcactgtttgaagcattggattgttgacttcctgagcttcgaaacgacatatagcatgcataaattgaactccaggaagtgctccaaaagtggctgacatgactgtcatcaagaatgcttcatgacagatttctctttgcttcccctccttgcattcctgatttgcttatggcaaaggactttaaagcttcggttcttcatgtttctgagctttccattgctttgccatggattccaaagaactctcctcaatcttggattgctttggtgatcaaattactaacaaaaacaccaaaacttacacactttgattagaaataattgcaaaggtccttaatatgttaattgggttaaaaggtaataactactactcaaaagtacttaaaagagttaattacaagctatcaaataacactttttgagtagtaatcattttgagtaaaaagttaaaaaaataaatgactcaCTTAGTCTTTTATAAGTGAGTTACCGATTGAAGTCTTACTTTTCGATACCTACCGAAAAGCTTCATCCAATAAGAAAGGTGCACATAGACAACAAGACAAAATTGTAAAACTGGTTTCTTTTGAACATATTAAAGTGGGTTACCGattggaatttcaatttttctttttaatttcataaaaatagaaaaatctattagtataaataaatgTAGAAATCTAGtagaaatctcaaaatttttgttggaaTATACAAGTTATTTCATGCAACTCCTCATATATGATgcacaataaaaacaaatttaattttttgatatctCAAATCTTAGGCACTTTataaggctttttttttttttctcttgtttgtaTTGTATTATTTCCTCGttttttggatttaattatttgaaaacgaAGTCCATCAAGCCCATAGTTTATGGAATAGGAAGGTGTTTCTCCAAATCTTCAAAGTCTTCAACATCAATAAAAGGAAGAATAGAATGATATCTCTCTCAAATTTTGTCGCAATTTAAGAGGATAAGTAAAATCTAATTTGATATTTCAGATTTGATGAATTTATGATATTTCCCATCCAAGAacaaaaagtttaaattaaagATTTTGCCGCCTTCACGGTTTTTGTAGATGAATAGCTATTTTATTGAAGATAATTGACTTTAAGACAACTACAGTAACcttaacaaaataatatttcaaattgtttttgaaaatatttttatttgaagtattttttagacaataatatgaatgattttttaacttcttaaattattttttcttcaaaactatttttttatagaactagatttttttaaaaataaggaatgaaaatgaatatatatatatatatttaagccATTCCAAGTATTGCAGTTGGATATATTTAGGAATGGAAGGTTGAAatggttatttattattttttttatttcaatgttaaaatatttattttcattaaaaacaaaactcaCATTGTGTATagtttaaagtgattttttattttcattaaaacaaatttatttaagagtatttttggataaatagtaaaaaaataatttggcgtatgatttaaaaacaaatttgattttaaaatttataccaCTATTTGATTGTTGTTCTTgaaaagcaatttttaaaaaacaaagtaataagtttaatgattttttaaaaataatttgaaactcaaaaaatatatataatgattataaaatttaatagatATAATCAAtgctttaaattctttaatgaatctgaagaacaatttaaaatttaaaaacttatgaattaattatagattaaataaaaaatttcagagattaaataaaaaatttaaaaatattatattcctAATTGAGTACTACAAGTATagatgtaataaaaaatttgacccATCTAtactttaaaaatttaaaatttgtttgttttaaaattcatttaaaataaaatagtgttagtaattattaattttaaattattgttatttatttaaaaaaatcaattatgtttttataagatgttaataatcatatttttataatatttataaaaaaaatataatttatgattttatcataatattattcatattttatttaataagagttgaattaaatttagtttatattatataaatggaattattattattatttttacaaaatttaaaaaaaaaatattttttttaaataatttatccaaaaaagtttttaatttttaatttttgaattttttttaaaaataaattataccaagaaattaaaatacatCCTACTAGGGGATGAATTGAAATCTTATTTgtaaatggaatttttttttttttttttgcaattattCTTGATTTCAATCCTATTCTCATTTAAGTAGTCCAAATATGAGAATGGAtgaaaaaatgaatcaaatgttCATTTCCACTTCTCATTTTCAACATGACTAGTTATATTTCTGTCTTGGTAGATAGATTCCTATGAAAATTATCTTAATAAAGAAAggtttggaaattaaattgaaatacaaatgaaaattaatttaccctaataactaataataaaagataaataatggaGACAATATTGTAAACCCTAATTTGAAGAAGGGTGTTTGCCAGAGTGGAAAGCGCTGGAAAGGACTTGTTAAGTAGCTCATCTTAATGAGGATATGAACGTACCTTCGTCTGCTTATGCCTTTTTTACACTATAGAATCAGTGGGACTCTgtgaaatagagagaaagagggatATTTTGGCTTTCAGGTTACGCTCATTTCTCTGAGTTTTGTTCGCCTTGCAGGTGACTCTTCTGTAATGGCGGTTTTTCATCAACTTtatttgatggtttttttttttccttttttttgtttccttttttttttttttttttttgttatatctgaAACCATCCCTTGCAGATTATCATTTCTTCTGACGATATCAGagcaaaattaataaaataaaatggttttGATAGCATTTTTATGCCCTTTCTGAATCATTTAAAGTCTTAGACCTGTTTATTTTTCGGGCGTCTACTGATTGTGGTTCTGGTGGAGATTTCTTCAGACAGGACTATTGCTCAAGATGTCTTATCCCCGTAAAGATTGTGTTGCCATGATCTTGAAATTCCTTGAAGACAAAAATTTCGAAGAGACTGCTCATACGTaggttcttcttcttcttcttcttcttcttcttcttcttcttcttcttcttcttcttcttcttctggaagTTCTGAAGAGGAAGACCTAAAACAATATTCTTCTTCTTGTCTGCCTCCCACCCACatgatttttctcaatttttgacAGGCTTGAGCGGGAATCTGGCCTTTTCTTTAACTTGGAATATTTTGAAGAGCTAGCACTGAATGGGGAATGGAATGAAGCTGAAAAATATATGTCTGGCTTCACCAAAATAGAGGATAACAAGTTCTCTACTAAGATCTACTTTGAAATGAGGAAACAGAAATACCTGGAGACATTGGACAAGTTATAATCAATAACCTATGTGATTTTCCATGTGttcctcttcctttttctgCTCATCTTAGGGACATGAGTTTCTGACATGCatatatggtttttattttgcTAGGCGTGAACATGACAAGGCTGTAGAGATTCTTAGTAATGATCTCAAAGTCTTTGCCCAATACAACAGTGAATTGTACAAGGAAATGGCCCTACTAATTACAGTAGATGATTTCAGGTATGAGCTCTAAGCCAATGTTGTGATTTCAAGAATGGAGACATATGTGTGCTCAGATGGGATTCAGTAATGgtgaaatttttgtaattttgcaGGAAACATGCCTCTCTGACCAAGTATGGGGATACAAGGTCTGCAAGAGCTTCTATTTTCAGAGAAATTAAGAAGGGTATAGAGGCAAATCCTGTTTTCCAGGGAAAATTTAGAGTTCCTGCTGTGGCTGCTCGTGTCGGCCAGTGGAGTCTCCAAATGTCTAATCTGCAGATATGATCTTCTGCAAGCCTTTCATATTTGTTGTGAGTTTCGGACCTTTGGGTTTCCTAGCTAGCTAGGTTTTTCTATGTCGATTTCATCAGGAAAAGGACTGGTGCTTGCTTGTGGGGTGTGCTTCTCATCACATGAACATCCTATCTCTCACAGAGGACTGTTCATTTTACATGAAATATCGAGACGTTTGCAATGGTAaccattgtttttaattttcaaaaattatatatgagttAGGGTAGTCCAGCCAAGTAGGGTTGAAAAAGGAAGAAACTGAAGTTAAATCATGTTAACACAATATAGACGTGAgctaaaataaagaaagaaaaaatattttaatgtggTTTTGCTGATCAATGTGATCCTTATCTCCATGTATCAACACTCAAAAATCGACTAATCAAATGAAGATGAAAAGTTATAACAGTaaaggttttctttttctcataatCGTGACTCcacacaatttattttttttctcttgcgaaaCCCTAAATAATGAGGGGgtttaaatataataaagacAAACTCatcattcaataaataaaaaaaaattatctaggGGTGTTACCTCCTTAACCCTCGCAAATTGATTTGGCAAATCAACTCTTGCGAGCTCAACAATGAACTCGACTCCCAACATCCTCTATGTCGCGCAATAAGACTGGTTTAGGTTTGACAATCTAATAAATCACTACGATTAATAACTATGGGGtttaccatttttatttttccttttatgtttaTGCTTAGTAATTGAGGGCATAGTTAGACATAGTGTTAGATGGAATAAGAGATGAGATGATGTGTCCTATTCTAAATTTGGTTGATGATAGAATACCCATAATTAAGTTGATTCATCACTTCTCTTCGCTTATCTTATCCCTCCAACATAACTTAAATCACTATGAACAATTATTGggtttaccatttttttttctttattatgtttAGTAACCAATAACATGTTTAAATATATTATGAGACATAATAAGAGATAATATAACATATCTTATTTCGTATTTggttgaatatatatatatatatatatatcaaacaaTTCATTGTTATACCCAAGCCCTTATGATCCTATCTTATTTTGAAAGGTAGACTTAAAACCTCATTATGTGCATAGGGTGTCACCTTCACTAAGAGGTAAAGTAAGAGAGATCCCCTCACCATCTTATCATAAGTGGGCATTCATGTTCCATGGCCATTTAGGTTCACCACCTTATCACAAGTGGGCATTCATTTTCCATGGGCATTTAGGTGAGCTTAAAGTTTACTTATAGATAGGCATCCATGCCTAAATGTTGTAACATTGTAGGATAGGAAGAGATCTAGGGAGAGCGAGTACAAGATAATGTATAGACCTATCAACATACCGAAGCCGAGAAAAAGGTAGATCAGATGTCATATTAGTGCAAAATGATCCTACATATGAAATTAGCACTATACTTAGAATTAACAAATTtggactgaaaaaaaaaaaagaaatgatttgaAATCTTTAATTCTGGTGTTAGGAACGAAGAAATTTCATTGAAGGAAAAgattttagattatttattggaagtattttttagtatttggtTCCCATTAAAAATGGATGGAATTTTAAAGTAAACGTTTTAAATTACGACTTCCACTTTTTCAATATTACTTTCATTTCCCTATCCTCTATACAACTTAAtaggtttatttttatatcttccATTCTCTTTTCCTATCTATTCCATtaatatcatttaattttttacattaataaaatttttaatgtaGAATCTAgccaaataaattattttaaataggtatcaaattgtttattttttttccacctAATCAATTCTTatttagaatgaaaaaaataattgttataataattaatgtatctttttaatgtatttatgaTCGTATATAATTCCCCATTTAGATTAAATTCAGAATATCACTTGCATCACTTTGGTTATGTCTTTCCCTAAAATAGCTATGGTTACGTGATCTCCTATACCACCACATTCCTTGTAGTGAAAATGTGTTACCCTTGGCACAACGCCTTAATGCTAATACGTTTGCTTAGTCAAGAGTAAGGTTAAATGGACTTAGTGCATCTTGGTAGTAGGTTTttttattgaagatgaaaattgCATTGTAACATGGTCAAAATCACTTCTTAGGTGTATTCATGGCATCAAATTACTCCCAATTGCCTCATATTAAGCTAACTCAAGTTATCCCAACCACTTACAATTTCCCTTTAGTGCATAGTTTGCTTGTAGGTTTTAAAGCTTGAAAGAACATTAAGAAAACTTGGGAAGGCATCTAGGATGAGTAAATAAATGGtttgaaaatgagaaaagaagTCAAAAGGACAACaccccagaaaaaaaaaaaaagggtatttcTTGGCACCATTCTAGGTAGTACCTCAACCTAAGAAGGCAATATTGCCATTACCACATTTTCTAGGTAGAGGTGTCGCTTTTTTTGTGCCCTCCACACAACTTGGAAGGTGGTTAGGAATATGACACACATAATGTGTCACATTTCTTGTAAGTCTACCATATTTTTCtcttggaaattttaaaaagctcAAGTACATTCATTTTGTTAATTTCCAAACTCAACCTTAACCATAATCATGCCTACTAGGAAAAACAAGTTATGATGCTTGATTCTTTGATGCTTCCAAAAGGTTTCAAGGAATTTGGTCAAACTTGGCACTTGTAGAATATTTATCAACCTTGGCGTGTCTTACATACATACATTCAATTCAAAAGTGCTTTATAAGTTGatcctttctctctttctccctttctctctctccccttcTATCTATAATAATCCTTAACCCCTTTCTTCTtccaacttttttatttttctttccctttccttttccctttcccATCACCCAAAAATATCTTTaagttattattttcttttctccctttgTTCTTTCTCCTCTCACTCTTCACCTGTTAGGACAAAActcttaaaagtatgacatgatataacaaaataaGTTTTCATTACTATGTTTATATAttgtgattttttattctacttttaTATCCATGATTGCAATATTATTTCTTGTATGAGCATTCACACCTATATCACTTACATTGAACATaacttgagtgcattaggagttgtatggaagatttaagtcatgagttccttacaAGATGATAAGATGTTCACAGTTGGTTCATGAGATTAGACAATCCATCTAAGATTGTAGTGCCCTATCTCCTAATCAGAGGGATGCATTGTTTTAGTCAACATGATAAGcttcccatggtaagtgcactagtgtgtatgattaCATATTAGACAAGACTTATAATGAATCACGCTATTGATTATTAAGTAGTTATGATTTTACCAAGTTACTATGTTGCATgagctctcaaccttgagagaatattgagctaaTATTAAAGCTTTCAATGGCTTTGACCAGTAAGTGAGATACTAAAGTAGTCATATGTTCTCTATGAATTGGATCACTATTGATTAAGACAAGTGGTAATAGATATTCTCAAGATAAGTGCAATGATATCTCATGttattgagacagtgtgtcctctTGGTTGATTCTAAGGACTTGTGATCATGTAATTTGCAATTGTAGTAGTACTTCtttaagtgaaatttgacatatatcCTTTGTGGATTAGATTATATCAGTTGATCACAAAATATGAGGATATGAGACTCAAGGATTATAGAGGTAGTCTTCAAAGATTGATAACATCTATCGTGTTAGATGACGGACACCAATTCATTGAGAGTTTGTTAAtaatcatgtaatttttttttatatgaacaCGGTTCATTTATTACAAAGGTAATGTGACACAATCCAagtaacttatttaataaataagttgaATTATCTTAAATTAAGACGAAATTGACAAGAATTGTCCATTTACCTATATATTACCCAAACACAATAACAACTCACTTAACTTGATTATAACTTATTTAACTCATGTAAGGCTTCAAATTTATATAGATTGTTAAGTAacatacttttttaaaattatttatttatatatataaataaagttaataaaattcttatttaaaatgaaaaaaaaaattattataatatacaATAATGTGAATAAGTGGGTCACATATAGATTAAATTATAGTCCTAATGTCAATATGATGTGATAAATAAATGGGTCATATAAAGGTTAAAACGAGTCTTGTTCAGGGTGAAGATTTTAAGTCATTACCTACATAGCAAATAAGTTAAGTAGGTTTACACCAATATGATTAAGTTTATTTGATAGTATTAAATTTGAGTTGTCTTCCAATCATGTTTGTTAATCATGCCAAAAATTGTCACTCCTTATTAAGTATGATAATGAATGTGTTGATGGGATTTGTGaatattttgtattaatttatggattttgtgtatttttaaTAGTATGTTTAAGGTGTTAAAGTGAAAATAGGTTTAACTTTGGTAAGTCCTATGACCCCTATCaataatttgatttcttttgtaGAAAAATGTAACCCTAGCTATAAAGGGAAAACGTAATTTATCCcatcatttattatatataactATGATTATACACAATTATTAGCTAGGAATGCAAGTGTGAATCAAATAACCAACAAAATCACCAAAATCAACCTATTCTCACATACAAGGAGGCTTAGTTCTGTtgacaaaaggagaaaaatcgATAACTCAATTCGTtgattagttttaaattaatttgccCAACGAAATTAAACcaaatcaaacaaattttattatattacaaAACGACGTAGTTTTTCTTattgttataaaattttaaaatccattcCATTCTATTCTAAGCCCTAAAATCCAATCAAGCCCCCTGTAAGTTTGCCTCCAATTCCATCACAACCACACCAACTTCGTCCCTTCATCTCTTTGATCCACAAGTCCCAATCACTTGATCTCCACAAGTCCACCACTGTTTCACCTCTTTGAAGACCCACAAGTCTGAGCCACTTAACCTTCACAAGTCCACCATAAAAACCTTCCTCCCTTCATCTCTTCAACCTATTGAAAACCCATTGAAGATTCACAGGTCCTAGCCTTACAATTTCCACAATTCCATCATTGAAAACCCTGATCTTTTCATCATCTCCTAAAAAATCCATTGAAATTCTTCACAAGTCTCAACCATTCAATCTCCATAAGTCTACGATTGAAGACCATTTTGTCACGTGGTGCATGCTAATTGTTGCgatcctcattttttttattttaaaaaatggtaagtTTTATTTTGAggatgattttgatttttaccTTTGAATTTCATAATAGAATGAACtatgaatgattttattttgtgctcataaaatattattattttgatttagaactagattaataaatactttttaatattaaatttcttaaatCACTTAGGAAGCTGGGCTTGAGGTTAAAAGAgcccttttttaaaaataaaaataaaaagaaaaaaaaaataaaaagaaaaaagaaagtctAGCTTAAAAACCAATTAGGCTTGGTTAGAAATCTAATGCAAAAAACAATTGGATTGGAGACCCAACTTGAGCCTTAAACTAGGCCCAAAGTGATCCACTTGAATCAAACCAAACCAACCTCAATAAGCTTGGTTCATTTGGTTTTTCTAGTAACATTAGTTTACTTTGACTTGTTTCAATCACAAACCTATCTATTTAGTTTTGTTAATGCTTCTCTAAGAACCGACCAAATTAAATACCATTATACCCCTATCATTagtaaccaaaggaaaaaacattttaatattGCTAATGGATTAGCCTAAGATGGAAATTTTGCATGCTCCAAAAAAACAATGATCTAAAACTACTAGATTCCAATGATACTTATTTGTCTTAATAGCTAGTTTTAAACTTCTAAAAAGGAAACTCGAGTAAGGTAAGCTACAAGTTTCATATTTGGGTCATGGTAGTGAAATGAAATTTGTGTTCAAGCTAGAGGTAAAAGGTGTATTAATGATATTTGAATGCTATTATATGCGCTTAAGCCAACTTACAACATAAAAACAAGGAAATTAAGGTAGGATACTCTAATGTCCAACTAAGGATGCTTAGGCACACTGGGGCATTAAAGTACTTCCTTGGAGGATGTTCAAACGCacagataatttttttttttctccaaaaagtctttttgttttttgtttttaattctaaaagaaTCATATTTTTGAGCTAAGTGATTTTCTAATCTGATTTGACTAGAACCTAGGGTTTTTCTATAAGTAcctaagattaattttttattggggTATGCCCAATAAcaaatattattgttatttccCTAAGAGTGACAAAAACTCTTTGTTGCATGGGTTACTAAAGCCTTAATATAGTAACTTTGACCAATAAAAACTAAAGATCGAGGAAGTTATAACTTTTGCTTGTAGTATCCGGGTCATCCTCTAGGAATTGGAATGAATAGCTTGTTGTatctaaatcaaaataaacCACCTCTATTGTAgataatagattaaaaattgagGATGTATCattaaaataagtatttttattaaaggaAATTAACTTCAATtgaaataagtaaaaaatagCTAGAAGAACTCTAGAAGGTTCACATTCTAGTTTCAAATCCAACAAAGGAACTTAAGTCCATTTAGGAATAAAATGTCTCCATGGATCCTTTAAATCTAGAAGTTTGATCAGAACACTAAGTTTCGATTCCTAACCATGATCTAATAGATTATGGATCAAGTGTTTCTCTTTTTTGTCATTCAACTTCTCCATTCATCAATCACAAATGGTCATATTATGATGATCTTACCTTCACAAGGATCAATGAAACCCCATCAATGAATCCTTTGTATCTCTACCATGATTAAAATACTTAGCAAAGtcatttctttattaaaaatcaaacttGAAACACATTAAatctatgagaaaaaaaattcatcttttgTTTCTCCATATTGGATTATCCACCTTCCTTGCTACCACTCTTAAGACAAAGGGGTTAGCCACTCATAGTTGAGAGCAAAAACCTAACAATATCATTTAATGATCACATCGTATTAAGGAAAATTAAACTATATTGAATAAACCTAGAATCTTTGAACGTTTTCCACTTGAATGCTCTCAcacaataatgaaaaaatatttttatagttttttaatCCTAACCCAAATTAAAATATTCCTAAAATATcctaaaaatttatcaaaagtacaaaataaaaaatctttagaTGAAAAATAACATACAACTGATTTTGTACCGGTTTTCTTATCTATTTAGGAGTATTGTGTATCAGAATTTCAACACTAAAGGCATCCATCGAAATGGCTCCCTTGCTATTGAAAATGTTATCAGTTTGAAGCTTGTTGTATagaaatttaatcattttacctTTGGGCTTCTAATACAAATTTGTAGTAGCCTTGGTCGTGTACATGTCCTATTCAACCCTAAATTCATTTCAAAACAAGGTTTATATGGattaaaactcaaaaatcaatttttatagCTTGTTCATTATACTATTCttttatcaaattttcacaTTGGAAATCCAATAAAACCTTCTTTCATTGAAATGCTTATAGGTATTGAAAATTAGTGTCATAATGGGTTGTCAAGCATCAAAATTAAGCTCCCAATCTAATATTGACTCCTTTAGCTACatatttccattattttggtatTGTTTCTATTTAGATAACTCTTGGACCATAGGTGCATGCAAGATCTAACCTAggcttctctagatctatgcAATAGAAACAAAAAGGCATTTAAAAACTTTAGATCTAGGGATTAGTGACGATACTTATGATCAAGATGTACTCAGATTGAATCTAACCGATGAAAAGATGTTGTAGACCTTAAAGACATTACTTTTCCACTCAAAGCCTCTCCTTATTGGATCATGGCATGTGAGGAGATGGAATCCTCTTTGAAGAGGATGAAGGCTAAGTTTCCTCTCTTTGAAAGACTAAATGACAAAAGTATGAAGCCTTAAACCCTTcaagggtttatataggcttcaTCCTAGGCTTAAGTAATTTGAGCCCATCGTGGGCTTGGGTTTCTTAGTTTAGCTCATTGGATccttattaattaattagtacatatTTGACTCCAATTAATTAGTCAGCCCAACCTAGAAAGACCATTCATAAGCTCTTatgcaattttatatttttatcaaaatgtccTTAAGCACATATATGAATAAAGAACTTAAACATCTCTTAATAAATGTACCgacaaggaatatgagcttaagTGGGGACCATAAAAACTCATAGGAAAATACttaaaatccaattatgaaATTTACTCAACATCCCAGTACAAATAATCAACCGTATTATAATATCCTATGATATTTAAACAAGATACTAAACATcagtctatgacctactatctatTGCCTATAGATCTAATGAGGtaaatcctcttattatgtgatcaattgacatactctaattcTTTTAAGAGCATATGTCATATTCTAGTTAAAGAATTATTAGGACCATAGATTTTTCAATACCTTGAGATATGGTGGTGCTTATTTTGAGAATATATTTTGCCTCCtactttaataaataataacctaatccataaggaatatatgaccaccttaagGTCTCACTCATAAGCAAAAACCATTGAAGACCTCATCACTAGCTTATATTCTTTTAAGATTGAGAGCCTATGCAGCATAGTAGATTAGTGGATCATGATTATCTGATAGTTAATGTCATGGTTCACCATAAGTCCTATCTAATATGTAACCATATGTATTAATGCACTTGCCATGAGAAAACTATCTTAATAATCAAGACAAGTTATCTCTTCAATTAGAAGATGTTACACTACAGTCTCTGATGGATTGTCTAATTCCATGAACCGATAGTGACTACTCACCATCTTGTAAAGAACCAATGACTTAGAATTTTTGTGCAACTACTAATAtacccaagtcatatacaagGCAAGTGACACATGTGTAAATGATCAGATAATAAACA contains:
- the LOC100853413 gene encoding topless-related protein 2, with the translated sequence MSYPRKDCVAMILKFLEDKNFEETAHTLERESGLFFNLEYFEELALNGEWNEAEKYMSGFTKIEDNKFSTKIYFEMRKQKYLETLDKREHDKAVEILSNDLKVFAQYNSELYKEMALLITVDDFRKHASLTKYGDTRSARASIFREIKKGIEANPVFQGKFRVPAVAARVGQWSLQMSNLQI